In Streptomyces sp. NBC_00414, a single window of DNA contains:
- a CDS encoding alpha/beta hydrolase family protein, with protein sequence MNTPFTETAGLPVNAAQPVVTYSPVTFSVPGRPVPLDIKVSAPVGGENLPVILFSHGHGASNFLASLNGYGPLANFWAAHGAVVLQPSHLDFPGLGLRDDVSAGAPLFWRARVEDMHFILDHLEDIESIVPGLRGRVDRTKIAAVGHSMGGHTVGMLSGMTVTDPHDGTVFDLRDERITASVIMAGPGAGEDLAAPAAERFPELAGTTFSQMTKQSLVVVGENDHNPVFSERKTWRADAYWRSPGQNKTLLTLFEAEHILGGVSGYDAAETTDENPERVAALRALVWAYLRSAMDPSDPAWTDACAALAAQPTPWGRVEAR encoded by the coding sequence ATGAATACTCCGTTCACCGAAACCGCCGGCCTGCCCGTCAACGCCGCCCAGCCCGTCGTCACCTACAGCCCGGTGACGTTCAGCGTGCCTGGCCGCCCGGTTCCGCTGGATATCAAGGTCTCCGCACCGGTCGGCGGGGAGAACCTGCCCGTCATCCTGTTCTCCCACGGCCATGGGGCATCGAACTTCCTCGCCTCTCTCAACGGCTACGGTCCGCTCGCCAACTTCTGGGCCGCTCACGGAGCCGTTGTCCTGCAGCCCAGTCACCTGGACTTCCCCGGCCTGGGGTTGCGCGACGACGTGTCGGCCGGAGCCCCGCTGTTCTGGCGTGCGCGGGTGGAAGACATGCACTTCATCCTCGACCACCTTGAGGACATCGAATCGATCGTGCCGGGACTTCGTGGCCGGGTGGATCGGACGAAGATCGCAGCGGTGGGGCATTCGATGGGAGGCCACACCGTCGGGATGCTCTCCGGCATGACCGTGACCGACCCTCACGACGGCACCGTCTTCGACCTGCGCGACGAGCGGATCACAGCCAGTGTCATCATGGCCGGCCCGGGCGCGGGTGAGGATCTCGCGGCGCCGGCCGCGGAACGCTTCCCCGAGCTGGCCGGGACGACCTTTTCGCAGATGACCAAGCAGTCTCTCGTGGTCGTCGGCGAGAACGACCACAACCCGGTGTTCAGCGAGCGGAAGACATGGCGCGCCGACGCCTACTGGCGGAGTCCGGGCCAGAACAAGACGCTGCTCACCCTCTTCGAAGCCGAGCACATACTCGGTGGCGTCTCGGGATACGACGCCGCCGAAACCACCGACGAGAACCCCGAACGCGTAGCCGCGCTGCGGGCACTCGTCTGGGCCTACCTCCGCAGTGCGATGGACCCGAGCGATCCCGCCTGGACCGATGCCTGCGCAGCCCTGGCCGCCCAGCCCACCCCATGGGGCCGCGTCGAAGCGAGGTAG